In Oryza sativa Japonica Group chromosome 1, ASM3414082v1, the genomic stretch TGTAGTAGCTTGTGGTTGGCAAATCAATCGAATCGATCCCCTCTCATCCGCTCGCGGACACAgaatctctcctctccctctcggcgcccaggttctcgccgccgcccgccccttccttctcttctcctcctacGTACGTAAGTATCGATTCCATGCCCCCCTCCCCCATCCCCCATCATCATACGATTTCTAGGGTTTCATGCATCGGGGATGAATCGTCCATGCGATTTAATTCTATTCCCTATTACTATATTATAATCGTATATAGAgattgatagatagatagatagatagattcttCTTACAACAAGAAGAATAAACCAACCCCAATTTTTTCCCAACCTCTATCTAATAATCAAGCTGCTCCCTACTTTAACAATCTCTCTCATTCTTCTCAATTCAATTCTACTACTGTACTGCATTTAGTCTCATGCTTCATTGAATTTTCACTCAACTGCTTGCCACCAATCTTTCTTTCATGCAGGTAAATAATCCACCTACGATAGATACGACCAACCCCATTATGAGCTCTCTATGCCCCTTTGCCAAACTCGCCTCCGCTGGCGCCACATGCCCCGTAAAATCATCATCAGACAACAAAACCACCATCAAtcacaccgacgacgacgacgacgacaatgaAAAAACTGGCAATGCTAACACCGATCCTCGTGTGGTGCCACCAAAGTGCCCCTTTGGCTATGACTCCAACACCTTCAAGCTTGGCCCACTCAGCTGCATGGTCTGCCACGCTCTGCTACATCAAAGCAGCAAATGCACCCCGTGCTCCCACAAGTTCTGCAAGTGCGTAGTATCATATTTCAATACTAGCTTTCTACTAGTAATTCCTTCCGTCCGTCAATAGTATATACCTTCTGAACACTGGATTTCCTTGTCAGGGCATGCATATTGCGCTTTAAGGACTGTCCATTGTGTGGTGCTGACATCCAAGGGATCGAGCCCGATGATGAGCTTCAAGGCCTTGTCGACCGCTTCATTGATGGCCATGCCCGAATCAAGAGATCACATGCTGCAGGCGATGGGGAAGCCGCAAGTGACAACAAGACCAAGGTCATTTACGAGGATGTCTCCATGGAGAGAGGGGCTTTTCTGGTCCAGCAAGCGATGAGGGTCAGTTACGCTCAGCTTCTTTTACCTTTGAAATTTGCATATATCCTTCATCCTCTGCTCTGTATTAATTTATTAATgctctctatatatattttgataataccTCTGACTTTTACATATCCAGGCCTTTCGCGCACAGAACATTGAAAGTGCAAAGTCAAGGCTCAGTATGTGTGCACAAGACATCAGGGAAGAATTGAAATCTAAACAAGACAACCAAGAACTGTGTTCTCAACTTGGAGCTGTGTTAGGAATGCTTGGGGACTGCTGGTACGACAATTTTCTCTTGGGGACTGGAGGATATATGTGAACCTGCTATTGATACGTTTATAGCctactcctactccctccgtgtcTAAATAATTTACATGTTTGACTTTCCCATttaaactttgaccattatttgcTCTTAAGTTGTTAGACCTAATTGAACAAAAGTTTGATTCTTATATTTAGGACATAACACACTTTAATAGCATGGCATCATTTCTTGTGTTTgtaaatatataacaaaaataCTAGTGGTCAAAGTTCAAAAGTGAATCGTGCCTGCTATCAGTCATttaaaaacgaagggagtattgaGCTAAATTCttgcatgctttttttttcttctaattgagAGAACAGTTCTTAACTTTGAAATGTCTGTAGCTTTCCTCAAAAGAAGAGAGATGCTCAATGCTTTGTATCTGTTGTGCACGAGGGCCCATTCTAGCCTTGGCCCGTTCATCTTTCTGCTCATTCAGGGCCTAGTTATCTTTCATGTGTTCTAATACCTGAATTTTCTATGTTTTGACTAGGCATAGAACTTGCCTTCCGAACAAGGGAAAGGTGAATCTTGTTGTAATAACGTTTGTTCtccattaaaatattaaactgTTATGTGCCTCAGCGTGTTCTACAATACTGATGCACAGACCACAGAGGTTGTCTAGCAGGTTGTAGACTGATAGTGATGCCAATTATGACTGGTCGCAATTCGTCTGAATAGAAGTATATTCACAGCTCGGAAAACGTGGGAAACCTTTAACCATGCCCTACACCAGCCAGCATACTGATGCCAATAGCAAGCTGATAGCTTGTGTAATAGCCAGCTACCAGCTACCAAGAGCCTAGTTCTAGTCAGGATGTCTGGTACCTGCTCATATAAAAGCCTCAGGGTCTGTCATAAGTTGTTGCTGAACTCATTGTGTTTCCATGTCACTGGACGGTGTTTTGTTTTTATCCCTATGTTATAATATCTGGCTGAACTTTTTCCATGAATTTCATTGTGCTctattatttttcataatatttgtgACACATAACCATGGCAGTATTTAGcttattttttctttgtttgttcacAATTGACCTCATTCCATGCCACAGTCGGACCTTGGGAGATGCTCCTTCAGCAATCACTTACTATGAAGAAAGTGCTGAATTCCTCTCGAAATTGCCCAAAAAAGATCTGGAGGTTGTATTTTGTTGTTAATATGATCATAATAGCATGATAGTAAGTTCTCATGTTGATTTAACTTTTGCATACATCTACAGTTGGTCCATACTCTCTCAGTTTCACTAAATAAAATTGGAGATCTTCGCTATTATGATGGGGACCTCCACTCAGCAAGAAGCTATTATGCGCGTTCGTTGGATGTTCGCAGAAGTGCAGCAAAAGAACACTCAGCTGTGGCTTCCCAGGTAATTACTGTGTTACTGATTAAGATTAGCTATAAATACAAAATGGGCTGCAGTTATCATCTTAGAAACAGAAGGAACCTTATTCATCACTCTCTTTTGTCCCTGCTCTTTTGTGCTAGCTCTTCCATATCATTACGCTAGTAGATGTATCTTATATGTTCCATGAAAATGATATCAACAGATATTGATCAAAAGTTCTTCCTTATCTTAGATTTTTATTATACAGGCATAATTAGAAATGTTAAGTGTTTAAATGTGTATTAGATACCATATCAATGAGCGCTCCAATTGCACATGGACCAGTAGCTATTTTATCCCATAATTCATGGTCCTGGTACTGATTGACATTGCACATAATACATACTAGTAGGCAGAGAAAAATGGATGTAAAAAAGGGGTTCCTACACAGAATTTTTGTATTCCTTTCTCTGAAGCAAATTGTTGTCTGAAGTCTGTGGTAGCAAGTGCCAGACCATACTAGGAAGTTTGGCAATTTGCCATAAATGATGGCTACAGATCTTTTAACCTATATTTATGCTTGTTCCCAATTCAACCGTGCCAATAAAATTGTCAATACCATTGAGATGATGGCTTTATTTCATTACTTAGTCTGTGGCCAAAAAATTGGcactgccaaaattttggtaatgaaAACCAATTAAAACGCGTACACATAAAAAGTATTGGCTACAAACCAAATGAACAACTTCACAGAAATTTGTACAACACACAAAATGGttgcaaaccaaacaagccctttaTCTTCTCTAAATTTTAATGTCAGTAGAACCAAAAGAAGATAACAAAGCATTTTGTAAGATTGTGGTAGGCTTTAGCTGCTACATGGAACAGACATATTCTTGagtgttttttcttttgctgttcATGATCTGTCTACTTGTGGATATAGGTCATTGATGTAGCAACTTCTCTTGCCAAAGTTGCGGATGTCGATAGAAATCTTGGGAACGAAAGCATGGCAGTTGAGGGTTTTGAGGAAGCAATTAAATGCCTTGAGAATTTGAAGCTGGAATCTGGAGAGGCCAGTCTTGAGCAGCGGGTAGCTACTACTTATCCTTGTGTACTGCCTTTCATCCATGCGCTCCTATTTGTGGTGCTCTCGACGACTGACTTTTATCATGTACTGTAATACTTTTGCAGCGTCTCTCGGTTCTCGACTTTCTACAAAAACAATTGGATGACAAGTGATATGCACGGTTCTAATTTGAAGAGCACACTCACAGGATATATGCACTATCCATAATGAGGATCAGCTCCAGTACGTAGTCTCTGTGATGCATATGGAAGGGAGTTGCTCCAGATCGAATGAATGGTAACTGGTGTGTATTTGAGGTTTGCTGCGACACAGAATAAATACTTTCGAGTTGTATATGTTTCTTGTGTCTGCCACGGGTGGAGACCTCTTTGAGTCCCTGAGGCACCACGGAGACGAAACTTCTCGGAAGTACTGATTCCTTGTTGCCTCTGCCGTGTTATGTGAATGTTATCCCACTGTATATTTATTGATGATATAATATAAGAAAAGAACAGCACAGATGTTTTGTATCGCCCTATCAAATTTAAGTTGTTTTGCATATTCTAGCGGCAATTGAGATAATCTGGATGAGGAATCTCAAAAGTCAAAAGAAATCAGGTTTCTTTGCTCTTGCCTTGTGAGAGACGGATCTTTGACAAGAAGGCAAGCAAGTCTTGCTTGGCAAAGTCCGCAACTGATGCAAATTTGACTTGTGCAGAATACAGCTAGCTAGTTTATTAGTCTAGAAGATTGGGAAGACACGTAAAATGAGATGAGCcattagtatatgattaattgagtataaactattttaaattttaaaaatggattaatatgattttttaaagcaactttcctatagaaattttttacaaaaaacgcatcgtttagtagtttgggaagcgtgcgcgcgaaaaacgaggtgttttttttaagcaacttttctatagaaaatttttataaaaaacgcatcgtttagtggtttgggaagcgtgcgcgcggaaaacgaggtgtTTTCTCACCCTATCTCAcacaaacgaacacagcctaattgaTGTTTCTGCAGGAATTTAGCCACATAATTTTGGAAATGTTGCATGGTCTGCAGGTTTTGCATAGCCGATTAGCCGATGGTGGTGTAGCTCAAttcatttgatttgattttattttattgaatTTTGTGATATGATAGATCAAACTGATGAGCCAATTAAGAGAGGCCTGATTTGCTGGCCCAGGTAGATAGAGTAGGAATAATTCGATTTACGCGCGGCGATGGTGATTGAACCGAACCGAACAGTATAAATTACTAAGAGATTGCGTGTCATTCCATGCATCTTAATTTAGTCACGTTTGGAGGTCGATTCCGGTTGAGTGACCGATCGAATCGAATCAGTCAcgttacatatatatgtactctgccggtatatatacgtatgtatatccGGCGCGGTGGGTGCGCGTCGGAAGAAATACTTGTGTTTCTGTCAAAGATATAATATACTCCTACTTATGTTCCTGCGAATTTGGGCTACCATGCATGCAACATAACAATTATTTAGCTTGTAGATCGAATATACTCCTACATGGGTGCTGGCCGGAACTGTACTAAAAATCTACTCCCCCTgtcaagaaaaaaacaaactctgagtttccgtgccaacgtttgactatccatcttatatgaaacttttttataattagtattttcattgttattagatgataaaacatgattaatactttatgcgtgacttatctttttaatttttttcataatttttttaaataagacaaacggtcaatcGTTGGCcacggaaatcagggtttgtcttttttttttttacggaggaagtaattaagTGTGTAGGACTGTATTTACCAATCTAGTACTAGAGGCTGGGCGTGCGGATCGAAGGCTTCTCTATACTATACAcaagctgttgctgctgcttaaGAGCAAGTACAGAAGCAGGTTATATAAGCtagttataaacatattttaaaaagataaagaaagagagaaaagagcagcggatatagccagctgcagcacggactctaatacgtaatatgtgtatgacaggtgagaccaggtattaatagtatagtaagcaactattatatgaattggctattacattggctatagataatttggagctagtagttgactatactattaaacttgctccaaCAGGAGTCTCAATCTCTTACCATTGAATTTTACGGCCGGGTcggaagaaatatatataaaactttACTAGTAAGTAATTAATTTCGGACAATAGATATATACAACGTACTGTTGACAAAATTAACCCCATGGTATTGACATTTGTATCACTGTACTAGATCATACGTACTTTATGTATTCACTTGGGAGgaagaattaattaattaattaacgtaTGTACTCAGGaattatatataataaaatggtctctcgatcgatcgatcgagctaggtgtatatatataggtgGCCTGCCCCCATCCACAACTCTCAAATTTCtatccttttcttcttcttccatcgATTGCATTCAAATATTGATCAATCACGAGATTAATTGATTGatatccatatatatatgatgaccATCGACCTGCAgcttccggcggcggcgtgcggtgATCATCACACAGCAGCAGGGGCAGGGCTGCCGCCGGGATTCCGGTTCCACCCGACGGACGAGGAGCTCCTCCTCCACTACCTCGGCaagcgcgccgcggcggcgccctgcCCGGCACCGGTGATCGCCGAGGTGGACATTTACAAGTACAACCCGTGGGAGCTGCCGGCCATGGCGGTGTTCGGGGAGTCGGATGGCGAGTGGTACTTCTTCAGCCCACGCGACCGCAAGTACCCCAACGGCGTCCGTCCCAaccgcgccgccggctccggctactGGAAGGCCACCGGAACCGACAAGCCCATCTCCATCTCGGAGACGCAGCAGACGGTACTGCTGGGCGTGAAGAAGGCCCTCGTCTTCTACCGCGGTCGCCCGCCCAAGGGCACCAAGACCAGCTGGATCATGCACGAGTACCGCctcgccaacgccgccgcctcctcctcctcctcctatacTAGTAACATGAAGCAGCTGgcctcatcatcatcgtccAGCTCCAGCAGCGCCAGCATGAGGGTACGTACGTGCTACGGTGCTAGTGctaactacatatatatatatcctcttccatatactccatccactgatcgatatatatatatgcgcaaTTATATTCATGCGCGTACGCAGCTGGACGAGTGGGTGCTGTGCAGAATCTACAAGAAGAAGGAGGCCAACCAGCAGCTGCAGCACTACATCGACATGATGATGGACGACGACAACGATGACGAACACAACCtgcaggtgcagcagcagcagcagcagcaggctcaAAGCCACCGGATGCCAAGGCCTCCATCCATCTCAGACTACCTTCTCGACTACTCCGACGACCTCCCGCCGTCCACCGATCAGACGCCATCTCTGCACCTTGGATTCACGGCGGTGAACGAGGGCAACAACAAGAGGCACAAAACTATGGAGGAATATTATTCTATTTCCATTTCCACTGCAGATATGCTGCATGCGTCGTCGTCCACGTCCAACAACAAGTCGACGCAAATCAACTTCTCCTCCATATTTGAGCCGCAGACGCCTGCAGCTGCGGGCCATCAGCTGATGTCTTCTCACAACGACGACACATCCATATGACCAACCTCCCCCATCAACTATCTAAAGCTAGGTTAGCAGATTCAATTCGTTCAGTCATCATTTCACTACCTACGTTCGTTACGTCCAAGCTTGTTCACAATTATTGGAGGGGTTGGATTTAATTGAATTGAATTCTTGTTCATCACAAACTGatagataattaattaatagatTAATTGTCAGgaatgtacatacatacatacatgtgtACTGGAGTACATAGCTAGCAATTAGTGTCAATTATATACGTTGTTGTAAGTCGTTGTAAGTAACAGTTAATCATGTGCCAAATATATAGCAGTGTTTTACAACAAATTAATTGTCTCTGGGAATTaacacaaatatatatgtattcggATGGCTTAATATATTACACTAGTTTGATCCTCATATACACGCATGCTAGCATGGATCATATTGCAATTCAGAATCCGTACTAAAGGTTTGGCTTTCTTCAATTCCATGAAAGTTAGACGGTTGGCTCAATACTGCATACTCGATCACAGGTTGTCCGAGTATCCAGCAGCaattaggccgagtttagtttcaaattttttcttcaaatttccaacttttccatcatatcaaaactttcctacacacacaaacttccaacttttccgtcatatcgtttcaatttcaactaaacttttaaattttggcgtgaactaaacgtCCACAACCTTAATGAAGGGTggaattattatatattattatgtataaatttcataatatatatagcTAAGGGTGAattatttaaagaaaaaactagCTAGGGTGAGAGTTGTGGATTTCTGAACTCTAGTTTTTTATTACTCTTGGTTTTTAATGCCCGATGCTATTGATTTTTAATGTGAcgttgaccatttgtcttattaaaaaaatataaatactatttattttgttgtgacttgttttatcatcagAAAAATTATAACCTTAACTTATACTTCcacatatttatactaaatttttaaataagataaatgatcaaatgTTATGCATGCACAAAATCAATGGGTTCCTACGCTAAAACCAGGGGAGTATAACACAAGAACCGCGATGGGGCAGAAGCTTTTGTAAGTTATTGTCCTAGCTAGGGTAACTAATTAATTTTTCTATTGATTAGCCTTCACCGAtcgagcttaattaattaattaggagtaAATAACTTGCGCGTGACAGATATTAATTACGTGCCAATTGGTCCCgttacatatatgtatatgcatcaTATAGATAGAGAATTCTCACACGTAACAATAATGGATCGatgatcgatatatatatatatatataaagagaaTGACTGAGTTTATACGTAAACCATGCATGTACTGTTACCTAACCGTTTGCTTGTGAAAGTTACCTAGCTAGGAGTAGAATCAAGCTAGCTAGTAGTTGTTAATTAAACCATGCATCGATCCGATTGATATACTTATATGAGAAGGAGAATATTCTCAACCAAATGCATGTTTGACCAACCGGCCAGTTGCAAGGTTAATTTAGTAATCAAAGCCATTTCTTCCTATAGGCCGAGAACGAAATAATTAAGGTAGCAAATTAAAAAGGGTGTGGATTAATTTGagatatatgtacatacatacttGTGTTGGTACGTTAGTTGTCGATTGTTATTGCCTCACGCATccgctatatatatatctagctcATAGCTGATGTCGAACCTGAATATGACAAACCATTAATTTATATGTATGATGATGTATATTGATCTATATATGAATGGAAAGACACAATCAAGCTAATAATTAGCAAGTGTATATGTAAGGTATATATAGGTATCAATTGCTTGCTGACAGCTGATCAGTACAAGCGCTTGTATACGTGCGTACTGAGGAATTAAGCAAGCAGATCAGGTGCACGCATGGAATCTCTCTATAATTAAATCTACTATGAAGACATGCAGTACTACTAAGTATAGGGCAGTACGTACATGGTGAAATTAATAGTagtaaggaaaaagtacatctGACGTCCCTCATTTGTCAccgagatacaaaatcgtccctcaaCCCAAAAACCAGTTATACAGGATCCCTTAACTTAcaataccggttcactttaggtccttagGTGGTATTGAACCTAGTTTTGTCTAGTGTGGCAGAttagtcagcgtgggacccacatgccagTATGACACGTCACCATCCTCTCCTTTCTCCTGTCTCTTTCGTGCTCCTCTTCTCACTCGCGCCTAACAACGTGAGGCGCGGCAAGGCAACGGTGGTCGCGGCTCCAGCGATGAAGGGCGGTGGCCGGGTGGGGCTTGGAGAAGTGGCCCTCAAGTGCAAACGAGCGACGGCAGGAAGAGCAGCGGTTGGGCTCTCAGCGTGGAGGCGGTGGAACtttggatttggggatttggggcggcggtggtggccagaTTTGGGGAAAACAATGGTGGTGGTCAttgggcgccggcgaggagtgAAATGGGGTCATGGAGAGACAAGGagcttggtggtggtggcagcttGGTCGATTGAACACTGAAGATGCACTAGTAGAGATCAGCACATCTATGACAATCTACTTTTGTCATGGAAGATGTGATAATCGTCGTAAAGTAACATCTATGATGAACTTATGACGAAATAGGATTCGTCGTAGAACTCGCGTCACATAAGTTTATCTATGACTAAACGGTAGATTTCGTCATAGAAATGCTTCTATCCATGATAAAGGTGCTCGTCACAGAATTGCTTTCCAGCTGGCTAGTGACAAGCATCGTCCAAGCCACGTGGCTGCCATACGTGGAATCCACATTGGATGTGACATGGCAGATGACGGCGGTTGATGTAGAGCATGGTGGCAGCGACATGGAGTGCGCGCGCGTGCTGGCTTTATAGCCGTGGTG encodes the following:
- the LOC4326292 gene encoding protein NCA1 isoform X2, producing MQVNNPPTIDTTNPIMSSLCPFAKLASAGATCPVKSSSDNKTTINHTDDDDDDNEKTGNANTDPRVVPPKCPFGYDSNTFKLGPLSCMVCHALLHQSSKCTPCSHKFCKACILRFKDCPLCGADIQGIEPDDELQGLVDRFIDGHARIKRSHAAGDGEAASDNKTKVIYEDVSMERGAFLVQQAMRAFRAQNIESAKSRLSMCAQDIREELKSKQDNQELCSQLGAVLGMLGDCCRTLGDAPSAITYYEESAEFLSKLPKKDLELVHTLSVSLNKIGDLRYYDGDLHSARSYYARSLDVRRSAAKEHSAVASQVIDVATSLAKVADVDRNLGNESMAVEGFEEAIKCLENLKLESGEASLEQRRLSVLDFLQKQLDDK
- the LOC4326292 gene encoding protein NCA1 isoform X3, with the protein product MSSLCPFAKLASAGATCPVKSSSDNKTTINHTDDDDDDNEKTGNANTDPRVVPPKCPFGYDSNTFKLGPLSCMVCHALLHQSSKCTPCSHKFCKACILRFKDCPLCGADIQGIEPDDELQGLVDRFIDGHARIKRSHAAGDGEAASDNKTKVIYEDVSMERGAFLVQQAMRAFRAQNIESAKSRLSMCAQDIREELKSKQDNQELCSQLGAVLGMLGDCCRTLGDAPSAITYYEESAEFLSKLPKKDLELVHTLSVSLNKIGDLRYYDGDLHSARSYYARSLDVRRSAAKEHSAVASQVIDVATSLAKVADVDRNLGNESMAVEGFEEAIKCLENLKLESGEASLEQRRLSVLDFLQKQLDDK
- the LOC4326292 gene encoding protein NCA1 isoform X1, whose product is MKKKKKKKKRRMAAAMAADPCLPLRPCPSFLDDEQRKRNGVEVGGSGGVVGWGLPPLMQMGYRPNILHYGLLWAYSSIRLRCGASRLPPPPVFVVVACGWQINRIDPLSSARGHRISPLPLGAQVLAAARPFLLFSSYVNNPPTIDTTNPIMSSLCPFAKLASAGATCPVKSSSDNKTTINHTDDDDDDNEKTGNANTDPRVVPPKCPFGYDSNTFKLGPLSCMVCHALLHQSSKCTPCSHKFCKACILRFKDCPLCGADIQGIEPDDELQGLVDRFIDGHARIKRSHAAGDGEAASDNKTKVIYEDVSMERGAFLVQQAMRAFRAQNIESAKSRLSMCAQDIREELKSKQDNQELCSQLGAVLGMLGDCCRTLGDAPSAITYYEESAEFLSKLPKKDLELVHTLSVSLNKIGDLRYYDGDLHSARSYYARSLDVRRSAAKEHSAVASQVIDVATSLAKVADVDRNLGNESMAVEGFEEAIKCLENLKLESGEASLEQRRLSVLDFLQKQLDDK
- the LOC4326293 gene encoding NAC transcription factor 29, whose translation is MMTIDLQLPAAACGDHHTAAGAGLPPGFRFHPTDEELLLHYLGKRAAAAPCPAPVIAEVDIYKYNPWELPAMAVFGESDGEWYFFSPRDRKYPNGVRPNRAAGSGYWKATGTDKPISISETQQTVLLGVKKALVFYRGRPPKGTKTSWIMHEYRLANAAASSSSSYTSNMKQLASSSSSSSSSASMRLDEWVLCRIYKKKEANQQLQHYIDMMMDDDNDDEHNLQVQQQQQQQAQSHRMPRPPSISDYLLDYSDDLPPSTDQTPSLHLGFTAVNEGNNKRHKTMEEYYSISISTADMLHASSSTSNNKSTQINFSSIFEPQTPAAAGHQLMSSHNDDTSI